In Misgurnus anguillicaudatus unplaced genomic scaffold, ASM2758022v2 HiC_scaffold_31, whole genome shotgun sequence, a single window of DNA contains:
- the LOC129453254 gene encoding mediator of RNA polymerase II transcription subunit 20 isoform X1 — MKRVKVTHVKKFIYVCQVPVTEGKSVQQTVDMLHKKLEQLGAVKQGNFWVDCETYHTTGNTTGQPSKLLYVMHNSETPLSCMALFEGGPYLTADTNFDVLMVKLKSHFQNAKAHKVESRGARYRYCDFLVKVGTITMSSSARGISVEVEYCACVIPGDCSNLIKEFMQSFLGSNAPELPITKPDGQLYTPVDCMDTMIQYLELFSKVRKQQVLPGSGVR, encoded by the exons ATGAAACGTGTGAAAGTcacacatgtgaaaaaatttattta tGTGTGTCAGGTGCCTGTGACTGAAGGGAAGAGCGTTCAACAAACAGTTGATATGCTACATAAAAAACTGGAGCAGCTTGGAGCTGTTAAACAGGGAAACTTCTGGGTGGACTGTGAGACGTACCACACAACAGGAAACACAACCG GTCAGCCATCGAAACTTCTGTACGTGATGCATAATTCAGAGACACCACTGAGCTGCATGGCTCTGTTTGAAGGTGGACCGTATCTCACCGCAGACACAAACTTTGATGTTTTGATGGTGAAACTAAAGAGTCACTTTCAGAACGCCAAAGCTCATAAGGTGGAGAGTCGAGGTGCCCGCTATCGCTACTGTGACTTTTTGGTGAAGGTTGGCACCATTACCATGAGCTCCAGTGCCAGAGGGATTTCAGTGGAG GTGGAGTACTGTGCTTGTGTGATTCCTGGTGACTGCTCGAACCTCATAAAGGAGTTCATGCAAAGCTTTCTGGGCTCAAATGCCCCTGAGCTCCCCATAACTAAACCAGATGGTCAACTTTATACACCTGTGGACTGTATGGACACTATGATCCAGTACCTTGAGCTCTTCAGCAAGGTTCGCAAACAACAGGTGCTACCGGGCAGCGGTGTACGCTAA
- the LOC129453254 gene encoding mediator of RNA polymerase II transcription subunit 20 isoform X2: MGVTCVCQVPVTEGKSVQQTVDMLHKKLEQLGAVKQGNFWVDCETYHTTGNTTGQPSKLLYVMHNSETPLSCMALFEGGPYLTADTNFDVLMVKLKSHFQNAKAHKVESRGARYRYCDFLVKVGTITMSSSARGISVEVEYCACVIPGDCSNLIKEFMQSFLGSNAPELPITKPDGQLYTPVDCMDTMIQYLELFSKVRKQQVLPGSGVR; this comes from the exons ATGGGTGTAACGTG tGTGTGTCAGGTGCCTGTGACTGAAGGGAAGAGCGTTCAACAAACAGTTGATATGCTACATAAAAAACTGGAGCAGCTTGGAGCTGTTAAACAGGGAAACTTCTGGGTGGACTGTGAGACGTACCACACAACAGGAAACACAACCG GTCAGCCATCGAAACTTCTGTACGTGATGCATAATTCAGAGACACCACTGAGCTGCATGGCTCTGTTTGAAGGTGGACCGTATCTCACCGCAGACACAAACTTTGATGTTTTGATGGTGAAACTAAAGAGTCACTTTCAGAACGCCAAAGCTCATAAGGTGGAGAGTCGAGGTGCCCGCTATCGCTACTGTGACTTTTTGGTGAAGGTTGGCACCATTACCATGAGCTCCAGTGCCAGAGGGATTTCAGTGGAG GTGGAGTACTGTGCTTGTGTGATTCCTGGTGACTGCTCGAACCTCATAAAGGAGTTCATGCAAAGCTTTCTGGGCTCAAATGCCCCTGAGCTCCCCATAACTAAACCAGATGGTCAACTTTATACACCTGTGGACTGTATGGACACTATGATCCAGTACCTTGAGCTCTTCAGCAAGGTTCGCAAACAACAGGTGCTACCGGGCAGCGGTGTACGCTAA
- the LOC141363010 gene encoding serine/arginine-rich splicing factor 3-like, producing MHRDCPLDCKVYVGNLGNNGNKSELERSFGYYGPLRSVWVARNPPGFAFVEFEDPRDATDAVRELDGRTLCGCRVRVELSNGEKRTRSRGPPPSWNRRPRDDYRRRSPPARRRSPRRRSFSRSRSRSLSRERRKERSLSRERNHKPSRSFSRSRSRSRSNDRK from the exons ATGCATCGAGATTGTCCTCTGGACTGTAAGGTGTACGTGGGTAATTTGGGAAACAATGGTAATAAATCCGAGCTGGAGCGATCGTTCGGTTACTACGGACCCCTGAGGAGCGTCTGGGTGGCCCGAAATCCTCCTGGCTTTGCCTTTGTGGAGTTTGAGGACCCTCGTGATGCCACAGATGCCGTCAGAGAGCTGGATGGACG GACTCTTTGCGGTTGTCGGGTGAGGGTGGAATTGTCCAACGGCGAGAAGCGAACTCGTAGCCGGGGTCCGCCTCCATCCTGGAACCGGCGTCCAAGAGACGACTACCGCAGACGCAGCCCGCCGGCCAGACGCAG ATCTCCAAGGAGGAGGAGCTTCAGTCGTAGTCGTAGCAG GTCTTTATCCAGAGAGCGCAGAAAGGAAAGATCTCTGTCCCGCGAAAGGAACCATAAGCCCTCAAGATCTTTTTCTCGATCAAGGAG TCGTTCCAGATCTAATGACAGGAAATAA
- the LOC141363011 gene encoding cyclin-dependent kinase inhibitor 1-like isoform X1 produces MTAHRRRAPQFKRMADHRWILRALGNGPTRRNLFGPVDHEQLQVEYSDALQKDLKEASRRWNFDFISEKPLEDGDFQWEVVSGDRVPVVYRSYQTEEQLSGPSADGKENDPKTSEGFSSVLQTLEKTPEKKEAQKRKQTNITDFYQTKKRLVATPRKSGQ; encoded by the exons ATGACTGCACACAGGAGAAGAGCACCACAG TTTAAGAGGATGGCGGATCACAGATGGATCCTGCGAGCTCTTGGAAACGGCCCTACGAGGAGGAATCTGTTCGGTCCGGTGGATCACGAGCAGCTTCAGGTGGAGTACAGTGATGCTCTGCAGAAAGACCTGAAAGAAGCATCACGCCGCTGGAACTTTGATTTCATCTCAGAGAAGCCGCTGGAGGACGGAGACTTCCAGTGGGAGGTCGTGTCCGGAGATCGAGTGCCCGTCGTGTACCGCTCGTATCAGACGGAGGAACAGTTGTCCGGTCCATCTGCTGATGGGAAAGAGAACGACCCCAAAACCTCAGAAGGGTTCAGTTCTGTCCTACAAACCCTGGAGAAAACACCAGAGAAGAAAGAAGCGCAGAAGAGAAAACAGACAAATATTACAG ATTTCTATCAGACGAAGAAGAGACTCGTAGCCACGCCCCGTAAATCAGGACAATAA
- the LOC141363013 gene encoding parathyroid hormone 4-like isoform X1: MFSFLFSVCFGMMLKGQRSQQRLAVILLMVVTIVQCQDGESRRAVTEHQLMHDRGRSIQSLKRLIWLSSAIEGLHTAQTRTLTAGDPETRPGHFLTQPGHRRTLETLLNDMYRPHLTAVLGDREK; encoded by the exons atgtTTTCCTTCCTCTTCTCAGTGTGTTTTGGGATGATGTTGAAGGGTCAACGGTCTCAGCAGCGTCTCGCTGTCATCTTACTTATGGTGGTGACGATCGTTCAGTGTCAAGATGGTGAAAG CAGACGGGCGGTCACAGAGCATCAGTTGATGCATGATCGTGGTCGCTCTATTCAGAGTCTGAAGAGACTGATCTGGCTGTCCAGTGCAATCGAGGGACTTCACACCGCCCAGACCCGCACACTGACTGCTGGTGACCCAGAAACCCGCCCGGGTCACTTCCTCACTCAGCCTGGCCACAGGAGGACACTGGAGACGCTGCTGAACGACATGTACAGACCTCACCTCACCGCTGTGCTCGGAGACAGAGAAAAATAA
- the LOC141363023 gene encoding ubiquitin carboxyl-terminal hydrolase 49-like isoform X2 produces the protein MDRCKHVVRLRLGHGHSILNPQMWRCVDCDTTESVWACLKCSHVACGRYMEEHSLSHYQQTQHPLAMEVREMDVFCFACGDYVLNDNVEGDLKLLRGALSTVRTPGQRSLRSSAADGALRVCEVTRDGAGPRPTMQAALLHRRKTLLRGALHRWRGRQQEEQKIREEKLEQEREEKRRQRREVKKRLMGELANVPPRKSARLLTQAPRPTLALVPPKFRDPPERFPSVLKQPLLPLSNKSLSRKPLRSTGRLRRHRTSQSARRKKLAPGVTGLRNLGNTCYMNSILQVLSHLQKFRECFLTLDLCETEELLAKTNHSSALTTLGRMGRAAAGMSQIVPPSLSAAELVQPKEPRSSSRQKMSLCHELHTLFRVMWSGRWSLVSPFAMLHSVWNLIPAFRGYDQQDAQEFLCELLDKVQQELESDAPRKHFLIPITQRKLSKQVLKVLNTIFHGQLLSQVTCLSCKRKSNTVEPFWDLSLEFPERYHRMEKPSTAACQQSCSLSEMLAKFTETEALEGCIYACNFCNRKRRKSSHKPLSLSEACKQLLVCRLPQVLRLHLKRFRWSGRNHREKIGVHVAFDQVLNIEPYCCSDAASLPQREAYTYDLSAVVMHHGKGFGSGHYTAYCYNTEGGFWVHCNDSEMNVCSVEEQ, from the exons ATGGATCGCTGTAAGCATGTGGTGCGGCTTCGTTTGGGCCACGGCCACTCCATTCTCAACCCGCAGATGTGGCGCTGCGTGGACTGCGACACCACGGAGTCGGTATGGGCCTGTCTAAAGTGCTCTCACGTGGCTTGTGGACGTTACATGGAGGAACACTCTCTGAGTCATTACCAGCAAACGCAACACCCGCTTGCCATGGAGGTTCGCGAGATGGACGTGTTTTGTTTCGCGTGTGGAGATTACGTGTTGAATGATAACGTTGAGGGAGACCTGAAGCTCCTGCGAGGTGCTCTGTCTACCGTCCGAACCCCTGGTCAGCGTTCCCTACGTTCGTCGGCAGCCGACGGTGCTCTCAGAGTGTGCGAGGTCACACGGGATGGTGCGGGGCCCCGGCCGACTATGCAAGCGGCGCTCTTGCACAGGCGGAAAACTCTGCTTCGAGGCGCCCTGCATCGTTGGAGGGGCCGGCAGCAAGAAGAGCAGAAGATCCGTGAGGAGAAACTAGAGCAGGAGCGAGAGGAGAAGCGACGACAACGTAGGGAAGTTAAGAAGAGGCTAATGGGAGAACTAGCTAACGTTCCGCCGAGAAAGAGCGCGCGGCTTCTCACTCAGGCTCCTCGTCCTACGCTCGCGCTCGTCCCCCCGAAGTTCCGGGACCCTCCGGAAAGATTTCCCTCTGTGCTCAAACAGCCCCTGCTTCCACTGTCCAACAAATCACTCTCACGTAAACCACTCCGCAGCACAGGTAGACTTCGTCGACATCGCACCTCGCAGTCGGCACGTCGCAAAAAACTCGCACCTGGGGTCACGGGACTACGGAATCTCGGCAACACGTGTTACATGAACTCCATCCTTCAGGTGCTAAGTCACCTGCAGAAGTTCAGGGAGTGTTTCCTCACACTGGACCTTTGTGAGACAGAGGAACTGCTCGCTAAGACCAACCACTCCAGTGCCCTTACCACGCTGGGTCGCATGGGTAGGGCAGCCGCTGGCATGTCGCAGATCGTCCCGCCCAGTTTGAGCGCAGCTGAACTGGTGCAACCTAAAGAGCCACGTTCCTCGTCTCGGCAGAAGATGTCGCTGTGTCACGAGCTGCACACTCTCTTCAGGGTCATGTGGTCCGGTCGATGGTCGCTTGTCTCCCCTTTTGCCATGCTGCACTCTGTATGGAATCTTATCCCAGCGTTCCGTGGATACGACCAGCAGGATGCGCAGGAGTTCCTGTGTGAGCTTCTCGATAAAGTCCAGCAGGAACTGGAATCAGACGCACCCCGTAAACATTTCTTGATCCCCATCACGCAGCGAAAGCTCTCCAAACAGGTCCTTAAAGTGCTTAACACTATATTCCACGGACAGCTACTCAGCCAG GTTACTTGTTTGTCCTGCAAGCGCAAGTCAAACACAGTGGAGCCATTTTGGGATTTGTCACTCGAGTTTCCAGAGCGGTATCACCGGATGGAGAAGCCCAGCACCGCCGCTTGTCAGCAGAGCTGCTCTCTGTCCGAGATGCTCGCCAAGTTCACAGAGACTGAAGCCTTAGAGGGGTGCATCTACGCCTGCAACTTTTGCAACC GAAAGCGACGTAAATCGTCCCATAAGCCTCTGTCCTTGTCCGAGGCCTGTAAGCAGTTACTCGTCTGTCGTTTACCTCAAGTGCTGCGTCTACACCTCAAACGCTTCCG GTGGTCTGGTCGGAACCACAGGGAGAAGATCGGCGTCCACGTGGCTTTTGATCAGGTCCTAAATATAGAACCGTACTGCTGCTCGGATGCTGCGTCGTTGCCACAGAGAGAGGCCTACACCTATGATCTGTCTGCTGTAGTGATGCATCATGGGAAAGGCTTTGGCTCAGGGCACTACACAGCCTACTGTTATAACACTGAAGGAG GTTTCTGGGTTCACTGTAATGATTCAGAGATGAACGTGTGCAGTGTAGAGGAG CAGTGA
- the LOC129453251 gene encoding transmembrane and coiled-coil domains protein 2 isoform X1, which produces MKDSSERQKDRQLEGYGPHTRLCSETAQPALKNMLDKSEVSTLSLPPSTSHGGSDGNISVEAGSDCGAGEVQRTRVALEHLQQKILKITEQIRVEQEARDDNVAEYLKLAHNADKQQASRIKQVFEKKNQKSAQTIAHLHKKLEHYHKKLKEIEQNGPARQPKDVLRDMQQGLKDVGANVRAGISGFGGGVVEGVKGGVSALTHTAVVSKPREFASLIRNKFGSADNIAHLKDHLEDGHTEETPRALSGSATLVSSPKYGSDDECSSATSGSAGGSNSGGAGGAMSGMGATMGSPRLDGHHHHHHHHHSSSSWDALLEGLHEIKASQVHMEDAIEDMKAQLQSDYTYMTQCLQEERYRYERLEEQLNDLTELHQNELSNLKQELASMEEKVAYQSYERARDIQEAVESCLTRITKLELQQQQQQVVQLEGVENANARALLGKLINVILALMAVLLVFVSTMANFITPLMKTRARVGATLALALFLVTLWKHWDWLEILLLPS; this is translated from the exons ATGAAAGATTCATctgagagacagaaagacagacagctAGAGGGATATGGCCCTCATACACGTCTCTGCAGTGAGACAGCACAGCCTGCACTGAAGAACATG CTGGATAAGAGTGAAGTGTCCACGCTGAGCCTGCCGCCCTCCACGAGTCATGGAGGTTCAGACGGTAACATCAGCGTGGAGGCAGGGTCGGACTGTGGGGCCGGCGAGGTCCAGAGAACCCGAGTGGCACTGGAACATCTGCAGCAGAAGATCCTGAAGATCACGGAGCAGATCCGTGTGGAACAGGAGGCACGTGATGATAATGTAGCTGAGTATCTCAAACTGGCCCACAATGCCGACAAACAGCAGGCGTCACGCATCAAACAAGTGTTTGAGAAGAAGAACCAGAAGTCTGCGCAGACTATCGCACACCTGCACAAGAAACTTGAGCACTACCACAAGAAACTCAAAGAAATCGAACAG AACGGTCCAGCACGCCAGCCCAAAGACGTCTTGCGGGACATGCAACAGGGCCTAAAGGATGTTGGTGCAAACGTACGGGCGGGAATCAGTGGTTTCGGAGGGGGTGTGGTGGAAGGGGTAAAGGGCGGTGTCTCTGCTCTTACACACACCGCTGTCGTCTCAAAACCACGAGAATTTGCAAGCCTCATCCGCAATAAGTTCGGCAGTGCCGACAACATAGCCCACCTGAAGGACCATCTGGAGGACGGACACACAGAAGAAACGCCCAGAGCTCTGAGCGGCAGCGCCACGCTCGTCTCCAGCCCCAAATACGGCAGCGATGACGAATGCTCCAGTGCTACTTCTGGGTCAGCAGGTGGCAGCAATTCGGGGGGAGCGGGCGGGGCCATGTCAGGGATGGGGGCGACCATGGGCAGTCCGCGACTGGATGGACATCATCACCACCATCACCACCATCACTCGTCTTCTTCCTGGGATGCTCTGCTGGAAGGTCTGCACGAGATCAAAGCCAGCCAGGTCCACATGGAGGACGCAATTGAGGACATGAAGGCACAACTGCAAAGTGACTACACCTACATGACCCAGTGCTTACAGGAGGAGAGATACAG gtacgAGCGTCTGGAGGAGCAACTTAATGACCTGACGGAACTTCATCAAAACGAGTTGAGCAACCTGAAGCAGGAACTTGCCAGCATGGAGGAGAAGGTTGCTTACCAGTCATACGAGAGAGCACGAGACATACAG GAGGCAGTAGAGTCCTGTCTTACCCGCATTACCAAACTGGAGttgcagcagcagcagcagcaagtGGTTCAGCTGGAGGGTGTGGAGAACGCAAATGCCCGAGCTCTACTGGGAAAACTAATCAACGTCATTCTGGCCCTGATGGCCGTGCTACTGGTGTTCGTCTCCACCATGGCCAATTTCATTACCCCGCTCATGAAGACCCGCGCCCGTGTCGGAGCCACCCTCGCCTTGGCCCTCTTCCTGGTCACTCTGTGGAAACACTGGGATTGGTTGGAGATTCTTCTCCTGCCCAGTTGA
- the LOC141363023 gene encoding ubiquitin carboxyl-terminal hydrolase 49-like isoform X1 gives MDRCKHVVRLRLGHGHSILNPQMWRCVDCDTTESVWACLKCSHVACGRYMEEHSLSHYQQTQHPLAMEVREMDVFCFACGDYVLNDNVEGDLKLLRGALSTVRTPGQRSLRSSAADGALRVCEVTRDGAGPRPTMQAALLHRRKTLLRGALHRWRGRQQEEQKIREEKLEQEREEKRRQRREVKKRLMGELANVPPRKSARLLTQAPRPTLALVPPKFRDPPERFPSVLKQPLLPLSNKSLSRKPLRSTGRLRRHRTSQSARRKKLAPGVTGLRNLGNTCYMNSILQVLSHLQKFRECFLTLDLCETEELLAKTNHSSALTTLGRMGRAAAGMSQIVPPSLSAAELVQPKEPRSSSRQKMSLCHELHTLFRVMWSGRWSLVSPFAMLHSVWNLIPAFRGYDQQDAQEFLCELLDKVQQELESDAPRKHFLIPITQRKLSKQVLKVLNTIFHGQLLSQVTCLSCKRKSNTVEPFWDLSLEFPERYHRMEKPSTAACQQSCSLSEMLAKFTETEALEGCIYACNFCNRKRRKSSHKPLSLSEACKQLLVCRLPQVLRLHLKRFRWSGRNHREKIGVHVAFDQVLNIEPYCCSDAASLPQREAYTYDLSAVVMHHGKGFGSGHYTAYCYNTEGGFWVHCNDSEMNVCSVEEVCSTQAYILFYTQRSS, from the exons ATGGATCGCTGTAAGCATGTGGTGCGGCTTCGTTTGGGCCACGGCCACTCCATTCTCAACCCGCAGATGTGGCGCTGCGTGGACTGCGACACCACGGAGTCGGTATGGGCCTGTCTAAAGTGCTCTCACGTGGCTTGTGGACGTTACATGGAGGAACACTCTCTGAGTCATTACCAGCAAACGCAACACCCGCTTGCCATGGAGGTTCGCGAGATGGACGTGTTTTGTTTCGCGTGTGGAGATTACGTGTTGAATGATAACGTTGAGGGAGACCTGAAGCTCCTGCGAGGTGCTCTGTCTACCGTCCGAACCCCTGGTCAGCGTTCCCTACGTTCGTCGGCAGCCGACGGTGCTCTCAGAGTGTGCGAGGTCACACGGGATGGTGCGGGGCCCCGGCCGACTATGCAAGCGGCGCTCTTGCACAGGCGGAAAACTCTGCTTCGAGGCGCCCTGCATCGTTGGAGGGGCCGGCAGCAAGAAGAGCAGAAGATCCGTGAGGAGAAACTAGAGCAGGAGCGAGAGGAGAAGCGACGACAACGTAGGGAAGTTAAGAAGAGGCTAATGGGAGAACTAGCTAACGTTCCGCCGAGAAAGAGCGCGCGGCTTCTCACTCAGGCTCCTCGTCCTACGCTCGCGCTCGTCCCCCCGAAGTTCCGGGACCCTCCGGAAAGATTTCCCTCTGTGCTCAAACAGCCCCTGCTTCCACTGTCCAACAAATCACTCTCACGTAAACCACTCCGCAGCACAGGTAGACTTCGTCGACATCGCACCTCGCAGTCGGCACGTCGCAAAAAACTCGCACCTGGGGTCACGGGACTACGGAATCTCGGCAACACGTGTTACATGAACTCCATCCTTCAGGTGCTAAGTCACCTGCAGAAGTTCAGGGAGTGTTTCCTCACACTGGACCTTTGTGAGACAGAGGAACTGCTCGCTAAGACCAACCACTCCAGTGCCCTTACCACGCTGGGTCGCATGGGTAGGGCAGCCGCTGGCATGTCGCAGATCGTCCCGCCCAGTTTGAGCGCAGCTGAACTGGTGCAACCTAAAGAGCCACGTTCCTCGTCTCGGCAGAAGATGTCGCTGTGTCACGAGCTGCACACTCTCTTCAGGGTCATGTGGTCCGGTCGATGGTCGCTTGTCTCCCCTTTTGCCATGCTGCACTCTGTATGGAATCTTATCCCAGCGTTCCGTGGATACGACCAGCAGGATGCGCAGGAGTTCCTGTGTGAGCTTCTCGATAAAGTCCAGCAGGAACTGGAATCAGACGCACCCCGTAAACATTTCTTGATCCCCATCACGCAGCGAAAGCTCTCCAAACAGGTCCTTAAAGTGCTTAACACTATATTCCACGGACAGCTACTCAGCCAG GTTACTTGTTTGTCCTGCAAGCGCAAGTCAAACACAGTGGAGCCATTTTGGGATTTGTCACTCGAGTTTCCAGAGCGGTATCACCGGATGGAGAAGCCCAGCACCGCCGCTTGTCAGCAGAGCTGCTCTCTGTCCGAGATGCTCGCCAAGTTCACAGAGACTGAAGCCTTAGAGGGGTGCATCTACGCCTGCAACTTTTGCAACC GAAAGCGACGTAAATCGTCCCATAAGCCTCTGTCCTTGTCCGAGGCCTGTAAGCAGTTACTCGTCTGTCGTTTACCTCAAGTGCTGCGTCTACACCTCAAACGCTTCCG GTGGTCTGGTCGGAACCACAGGGAGAAGATCGGCGTCCACGTGGCTTTTGATCAGGTCCTAAATATAGAACCGTACTGCTGCTCGGATGCTGCGTCGTTGCCACAGAGAGAGGCCTACACCTATGATCTGTCTGCTGTAGTGATGCATCATGGGAAAGGCTTTGGCTCAGGGCACTACACAGCCTACTGTTATAACACTGAAGGAG GTTTCTGGGTTCACTGTAATGATTCAGAGATGAACGTGTGCAGTGTAGAGGAGGTGTGCAGCACTCAGGCCTACATCCTGTTCTACACACAGCGCTCCTCCTAA
- the LOC141363011 gene encoding cyclin-dependent kinase inhibitor 1-like isoform X2, which yields MADHRWILRALGNGPTRRNLFGPVDHEQLQVEYSDALQKDLKEASRRWNFDFISEKPLEDGDFQWEVVSGDRVPVVYRSYQTEEQLSGPSADGKENDPKTSEGFSSVLQTLEKTPEKKEAQKRKQTNITDFYQTKKRLVATPRKSGQ from the exons ATGGCGGATCACAGATGGATCCTGCGAGCTCTTGGAAACGGCCCTACGAGGAGGAATCTGTTCGGTCCGGTGGATCACGAGCAGCTTCAGGTGGAGTACAGTGATGCTCTGCAGAAAGACCTGAAAGAAGCATCACGCCGCTGGAACTTTGATTTCATCTCAGAGAAGCCGCTGGAGGACGGAGACTTCCAGTGGGAGGTCGTGTCCGGAGATCGAGTGCCCGTCGTGTACCGCTCGTATCAGACGGAGGAACAGTTGTCCGGTCCATCTGCTGATGGGAAAGAGAACGACCCCAAAACCTCAGAAGGGTTCAGTTCTGTCCTACAAACCCTGGAGAAAACACCAGAGAAGAAAGAAGCGCAGAAGAGAAAACAGACAAATATTACAG ATTTCTATCAGACGAAGAAGAGACTCGTAGCCACGCCCCGTAAATCAGGACAATAA
- the LOC141363013 gene encoding parathyroid hormone 4-like isoform X2, translating into MMLKGQRSQQRLAVILLMVVTIVQCQDGESRRAVTEHQLMHDRGRSIQSLKRLIWLSSAIEGLHTAQTRTLTAGDPETRPGHFLTQPGHRRTLETLLNDMYRPHLTAVLGDREK; encoded by the exons ATGATGTTGAAGGGTCAACGGTCTCAGCAGCGTCTCGCTGTCATCTTACTTATGGTGGTGACGATCGTTCAGTGTCAAGATGGTGAAAG CAGACGGGCGGTCACAGAGCATCAGTTGATGCATGATCGTGGTCGCTCTATTCAGAGTCTGAAGAGACTGATCTGGCTGTCCAGTGCAATCGAGGGACTTCACACCGCCCAGACCCGCACACTGACTGCTGGTGACCCAGAAACCCGCCCGGGTCACTTCCTCACTCAGCCTGGCCACAGGAGGACACTGGAGACGCTGCTGAACGACATGTACAGACCTCACCTCACCGCTGTGCTCGGAGACAGAGAAAAATAA
- the LOC129453251 gene encoding transmembrane and coiled-coil domains protein 2 isoform X2 yields the protein MTTCTQTAAECTEVLVLVSDVNLDKSEVSTLSLPPSTSHGGSDGNISVEAGSDCGAGEVQRTRVALEHLQQKILKITEQIRVEQEARDDNVAEYLKLAHNADKQQASRIKQVFEKKNQKSAQTIAHLHKKLEHYHKKLKEIEQNGPARQPKDVLRDMQQGLKDVGANVRAGISGFGGGVVEGVKGGVSALTHTAVVSKPREFASLIRNKFGSADNIAHLKDHLEDGHTEETPRALSGSATLVSSPKYGSDDECSSATSGSAGGSNSGGAGGAMSGMGATMGSPRLDGHHHHHHHHHSSSSWDALLEGLHEIKASQVHMEDAIEDMKAQLQSDYTYMTQCLQEERYRYERLEEQLNDLTELHQNELSNLKQELASMEEKVAYQSYERARDIQEAVESCLTRITKLELQQQQQQVVQLEGVENANARALLGKLINVILALMAVLLVFVSTMANFITPLMKTRARVGATLALALFLVTLWKHWDWLEILLLPS from the exons ATGACGACGTGCACTCAGACTGCTGCTGAATGTACAGAGGTGTTAGTTTTGGTGTCAGATGTTAAC CTGGATAAGAGTGAAGTGTCCACGCTGAGCCTGCCGCCCTCCACGAGTCATGGAGGTTCAGACGGTAACATCAGCGTGGAGGCAGGGTCGGACTGTGGGGCCGGCGAGGTCCAGAGAACCCGAGTGGCACTGGAACATCTGCAGCAGAAGATCCTGAAGATCACGGAGCAGATCCGTGTGGAACAGGAGGCACGTGATGATAATGTAGCTGAGTATCTCAAACTGGCCCACAATGCCGACAAACAGCAGGCGTCACGCATCAAACAAGTGTTTGAGAAGAAGAACCAGAAGTCTGCGCAGACTATCGCACACCTGCACAAGAAACTTGAGCACTACCACAAGAAACTCAAAGAAATCGAACAG AACGGTCCAGCACGCCAGCCCAAAGACGTCTTGCGGGACATGCAACAGGGCCTAAAGGATGTTGGTGCAAACGTACGGGCGGGAATCAGTGGTTTCGGAGGGGGTGTGGTGGAAGGGGTAAAGGGCGGTGTCTCTGCTCTTACACACACCGCTGTCGTCTCAAAACCACGAGAATTTGCAAGCCTCATCCGCAATAAGTTCGGCAGTGCCGACAACATAGCCCACCTGAAGGACCATCTGGAGGACGGACACACAGAAGAAACGCCCAGAGCTCTGAGCGGCAGCGCCACGCTCGTCTCCAGCCCCAAATACGGCAGCGATGACGAATGCTCCAGTGCTACTTCTGGGTCAGCAGGTGGCAGCAATTCGGGGGGAGCGGGCGGGGCCATGTCAGGGATGGGGGCGACCATGGGCAGTCCGCGACTGGATGGACATCATCACCACCATCACCACCATCACTCGTCTTCTTCCTGGGATGCTCTGCTGGAAGGTCTGCACGAGATCAAAGCCAGCCAGGTCCACATGGAGGACGCAATTGAGGACATGAAGGCACAACTGCAAAGTGACTACACCTACATGACCCAGTGCTTACAGGAGGAGAGATACAG gtacgAGCGTCTGGAGGAGCAACTTAATGACCTGACGGAACTTCATCAAAACGAGTTGAGCAACCTGAAGCAGGAACTTGCCAGCATGGAGGAGAAGGTTGCTTACCAGTCATACGAGAGAGCACGAGACATACAG GAGGCAGTAGAGTCCTGTCTTACCCGCATTACCAAACTGGAGttgcagcagcagcagcagcaagtGGTTCAGCTGGAGGGTGTGGAGAACGCAAATGCCCGAGCTCTACTGGGAAAACTAATCAACGTCATTCTGGCCCTGATGGCCGTGCTACTGGTGTTCGTCTCCACCATGGCCAATTTCATTACCCCGCTCATGAAGACCCGCGCCCGTGTCGGAGCCACCCTCGCCTTGGCCCTCTTCCTGGTCACTCTGTGGAAACACTGGGATTGGTTGGAGATTCTTCTCCTGCCCAGTTGA